Proteins found in one Chaetodon auriga isolate fChaAug3 chromosome 12, fChaAug3.hap1, whole genome shotgun sequence genomic segment:
- the gigyf2 gene encoding GRB10-interacting GYF protein 2 isoform X8 — protein MAETQTLNFGPEWLRALSGGGSSGGGGSGCAVASPPLSPALPKYKLADYRYGREEMLALYVKDNKIPIDLHDKEFLPILQEEPLPPLALVSFTEEEQRNFSMSVNSAAVLRLTGRGGGPIVGAPRGRSTSRGRGRGRGDGGFYQRSFDDVEGFGRGGREMHRSQSWEERGDRRFEKPGRKDPVDAAPGHFQMNHIRGNYEDGVTGLPRKHDFTRAESENWRSSRDDQNGEDDEGGWRLAGSRRDGDRWCPPSPDGPRSAGWREHPDQRRRFPFDAREDERGYRRPRSGSGSLEDERDSLPEWCLEDADEEAGTFDSSGAFLSLKKASKEPILEEAELDFKPLEECEEGLEEEDSQPKETKETETEAKREAERNELARASEEVPPVASPVAPPVSEPQAPTQSLSQSQPSRTEESERPAERQPPLELPPEPCKVPLHIPMSNSMLESIPRTHISTTLAEVSAPSPAVQLPQQKPVEVPVAMNNPLPFPSSILAPIGRPTTVPHDTDEDEGLKHFEQEAEKMVAYLQDGVVDDDRLAAKTSEKPKPAGLPLTHEAALKWFYKDPQGEIQGPFSNQEMTEWFQAGYFTMSLLVKRGCDEVFQPLGEIMKIWGRVPFTPGPAPPPLQGDGDQERLKRQQELTALNLYQLQQLQYQYLLRQQYAQALAQQKAAALSSAPLQQQQQHQQQINLLLQQYQALKIRASESLLPPVTRSLSVPDSGSVWEMQNPSSQASCTPNLQQAPPSTAWDGSSVWDLPIDSMAQAPTIEQMQQLEKSKSAKLELERREAELRAKREEEERKRLEEALRARQEEECKRLEEEELARQKQEEALRRQREQEEAQRRQKEEEERLAQEEALRRLEERRREEEERKKREEFLRKQQEEERRKQEELEALRRREEEKRAEEEAAAAAAAAALAQQQEEEQKRREQEAQRQQELQRQRQQQQEALRRLQQQQQQQQLAQMKLPSSSKWGQQSANALSQTQNALSLAEIQKLEEERERQAREEHRRQQQELLKLQQQQALQLAQQPQAKLSGWGSVAKQPAITKSLLEIQREEAQQMKQRKDQQPPQQHPIVTQQIRAQTRTTSLSNSVWGSVNTSSCTSWGSDSSSIWGDTHNSNMGFWDEAVKEAVQQPPQPRKGNTQKNNKGNANLSNSLSGRANKKVEEEEKLLKLFQGVSKSQQDTFMQWCEQTLHTLNTANNLDVPTFASFLKEVDSPYEVHDYVRAYLGDTPEAKDFAKQFLERRAKQNANQQKQAPQNQQQALKQQQQQQQQVSKTEDSVWGGTGSSSVYQSNHTSGQQQRFETVTSGKKKKKQKMVRADPSLLGFSVNASSERLNMGEIETLEDF, from the exons ATGGCCGAAACCCAGACACTTAACTTTGGACCAGAATG gctccGTGCCCTGTCTGGAGGCGGCAGCAGCGGTGGTGGGGGAAGCGGCTGCGCAGTTGCCTCTCCACCCCTGTCACCTGCATTGCCAAAGTATAAACTTGCAGACTATCGCTACGGGAGAGAAGAAATGTTAGCACTTTATGTAAAGGATAACAAG atCCCTATAGACCTACATGATAAGGAGTTCCTGCCCATATTGCAAGAGGAGCCCTTGCCGCCTCTGGCACTCGTGTCTttcacagaggaggaacag AGAAATTTTTCCATGTCTGTAAACAGTGCAGCTGTACTTCGGCTGACTGGGCGAGGAGGCGGGCCGATAGTAGGGGCACCAAGAGGCCGAAGTACCTCAAGGGGTAGAG GTCggggaagaggagatggagggttTTACCAAAGAAGTTTTGATGATGTGGAAGGTTTTGGtcgtggagggagggagatgcaTCGCTCCCAAAGCTGGGAAGAAAG GGGTGATAGAAGGTTTGAAAAGCCAGGTCGAAAAGACCCAG TTGATGCTGCTCCAGGACATTTTCAGATGAATCACA TCCGAGGCAACTATGAGGACGGTGTAACAGGCCTACCGAGGAAGCACGACTTCACACGTGCAGAGAGTGAGAACTGGCGTTCTTCTCGTGACGACCAGAAcggtgaggatgatgaggggGGCTGGCGCCTGGCAGGTTCTCGACGGGACGGTGACCGGTGGTGCCCCCCAAGCCCAG ATGGGCCTCGGTCAGCAGGGTGGCGGGAACACCCAGATCAGCGTCGTCGTTTCCCATTTGATGCAAGAGAAGATGAGCGTGGCTACAGGAGGCCACGGTCAGGCAGCGGCAGCCTGGAAGACGAGAGGGACAGCCTTCCAGAATGGTGTCTGGAAGACGCGGACGAGGAGGCGGGCACCTTCGACTCATCAGGGGCCTTTCTCTCACTCAAG AAGGCCTCCAAGGAGCCAATCCTGGAGGAGGCGGAGCTCGACTTCAAACCCTTGGAAGAGTGCGAAGAGGgcctggaggaagaggacagtCAGCCCAAAGAGACCAAAGAAACGGAAACAGAGGCCAAGAGAGAGGCTGAACGAAATG agTTGGCGAGAGCATCAGAAGAGGTGCCACCTGTTGCTTCACCTGTTGCTCCCCCAGTCTCAGAGCCCCAGGCTCCCACCCAGTCTCTGTCCCAGAGCCAGCCCAGTAGGACAGAAGAGTCTGAGAGGCCAGCTGAACGGCAGCCGCCCCTGGAGCTCCCACCAGAGCCCTGCAAAGTTCCCCTGCACATCCCCATGTCTAACAGCATGCTCGAGTCCATACCCAGGACCCACATTTCTACCACTCTTGCAG AAGTATCTGCTCCATCGCCTGCTGTCCAGCTACCACAGCAAAAGCCTGTGGAGGTTCCTGTGGCGATGAACAATCCTTTGCCCTTCCCGTCAAGTATATTGGCACCGATTGGCAGGCCCACCACTGTGCCACATGACACAGATGAAGACGAGGGACTGAAACACTTTGAGCAG GAGGCAGAAAAGATGGTAGCATACCTACAGGATGGTGTGGTGGATGATGACAGACTTGCAGCAAAGACTTCAGAGAAGCCCAAACCTGCAGGTCTGCCGCTCACCCACGAGGCTGCTCTCAAATGGTTCTACAAAGACCCCCAAGGGGAGATACAGG GTCCATTCAGCAACCAGGAGATGACTGAATGGTTCCAGGCTGGTTACTTCACAATGTCTCTCCTAGTCAAAAGAGGATGTGACGAAGTATTTCAGCCACTTGGAGAAATCATGAAGATATGGGGGAGGGTACCGTTCACTCCAGGCCCTGCACCTCCACCTCTACAG GGGGATGGTGACCAAGAGAGGTTGAAGAGGCAACAAGAGCTGACTGCTCTCAACCTTTACcagttacagcagctccagtaTCAATACCTCCTCAG ACAGCAGTATGCTCAGGCCCTGGCCCAGCAGAAGGCTGCAGccctcagctcagctcctcttcagcagcagcagcaacaccaaCAGCAGATCAACCTGCTTCTACAGCAATACCAGGCTCTCAAGATAAG AGCATCTGAGAGCCTCCTACCTCCTGTTACAAGGTCCCTGTCTGTACCAGATTCTGGTTCTGTGTGGGAAATGCAGAACCCATCCTCTCAGGCTTCCTGCACACCAAACCTCCAACAAGCCCCTCCAAGCA CAGCGTGGGATGGCAGCAGCGTGTGGGATTTACCTATAGACTCCATGGCGCAGGCTCCAACCATTGAGCAGATGCAGCAGTTAGAGAAGTCAAAGTCTGCGAAG TTGGAGCTGGAAAGGCGTGAGGCAGAATTGAGAGCcaaaagggaggaagaggagaggaaacggcTGGAGGAGGCCCTGAGGGCCCGGCAGGAGGAGGAATGCAAACGCTTGGAAGAAGAGGAGCTGGCACGCCAAAAACAG GAGGAGGCATTAAGACGGCAGCGAGAGCAAGAAGAGGCACAGCGTAggcaaaaagaggaagaggagagactgGCACAAGAGGAAGCTCTCCGTAGATTAGAGGAGAGgcggagggaagaggaggagagaaagaaacgGGAAGAGTTCCTTCGCAAACAG caggaagaggagcgcCGAAAGCAAGAGGAACTTGAAGCATTGAGGAGGCGTGAGGAGGAGAAGCGGGCggaggaagaggcagcagctgctgcagcggcAGCTGCTCTGGCCCaacaacaggaggaggagcagaagagaagagagcaggaggcCCAAAGacagcaggagctgcagagacagaggcagcagcaacaggaggCCCTCAGGAGactccaacaacagcagcagcagcagcagctcgccCAAATGAAG CTTCCATCCTCTTCAAAGTGGGGCCAGCAGTCAGCCAACGCTCTCAGCCAGACTCAGAACGCCCTGTCACTGGCTGAGATCCAGAagctggaagaggagagagaacgaCAGGCACGGGAGGAG CATCGACgtcagcagcaggagctcctgaagctacagcagcagcaggccttGCAGCTGGCTCAGCAGCCCCAGGCCAAGCTGTCTGGTTGGGGTAGTGTGGCCAAACAGCCAGCGATTACCAAATCTTTGCTGGAGATTCAAAGGGAAGAAGCCCAGCAGATGAAACAGCGGAAGGATCAGCAGCCACCACAACAACATCCCATCGTCACCCAACAGATCCGCGCTCAAACCAGAACT ACGTCTCTGAGTAACTCAGTGTGGGGGTCTGTGAACACCAGCTCCTGCACTAGTTGGGGCTCAGACTCCAGCAGTATCTGGGGTGACACTCACAACTCCAACATGGGCTTCTGGGATGAAGCTGTGAAAGAGGCAGTCCAGCAACCTCCGCAACCCAGGAAAGGAAACACGCAGAAGAACAACAAAGGAAACGCCAACCTCAG TAACTCTTTGAGTGGACGGGCCAATAAGAaggtagaagaggaggagaagctgctaAAGTTGTTTCAGGGGGTTAGTAAGAGCCAGCAGGACACCTTCATGCAATGGTGTGAGCAAACCCTGCACACCCTCAACACAGCCAACAACCTGGATG tTCCCACATTTGCATCCTTCCTGAAAGAAGTGGACTCTCCGTATGAGGTGCACGACTATGTCAGGGCCTATCTGGGGGACACTCCCGAGGCCAAGGACTTTGCCAAGCAGTTCCTGGAACGTCGTGCCAAACAGAACGCTAACCAACAGAAACAGGCACCGCAGAACCAACAGCAAGCCCtcaagcaacagcagcagcagcagcagcaggtgagcaaGACTGAA GATTCTGTATGGGGTGGAACAGGATCTTCGTCGGTCTACCAGTCGAACCATACGAGCGGCCAGCAGCAGCGCTTTGAGACCGTCACctcagggaagaagaaaaagaagcagaagatgGTCCGCGCAGACCCCAGCCTTCTAG gTTTTTCTGTGAATGCGTCATCCGAGAGATTGAATATGGGAGAGATTGAGACTTTGGAGGACTTTTAA
- the gigyf2 gene encoding GRB10-interacting GYF protein 2 isoform X6 has product MAETQTLNFGPEWLRALSGGGSSGGGGSGCAVASPPLSPALPKYKLADYRYGREEMLALYVKDNKIPIDLHDKEFLPILQEEPLPPLALVSFTEEEQRNFSMSVNSAAVLRLTGRGGGPIVGAPRGRSTSRGRGRGRGDGGFYQRSFDDVEGFGRGGREMHRSQSWEERGDRRFEKPGRKDPVDAAPGHFQMNHIRGNYEDGVTGLPRKHDFTRAESENWRSSRDDQNGEDDEGGWRLAGSRRDGDRWCPPSPDGPRSAGWREHPDQRRRFPFDAREDERGYRRPRSGSGSLEDERDSLPEWCLEDADEEAGTFDSSGAFLSLKKASKEPILEEAELDFKPLEECEEGLEEEDSQPKETKETETEAKREAERNELARASEEVPPVASPVAPPVSEPQAPTQSLSQSQPSRTEESERPAERQPPLELPPEPCKVPLHIPMSNSMLESIPRTHISTTLAEVSAPSPAVQLPQQKPVEVPVAMNNPLPFPSSILAPIGRPTTVPHDTDEDEGLKHFEQEAEKMVAYLQDGVVDDDRLAAKTSEKPKPAGLPLTHEAALKWFYKDPQGEIQGPFSNQEMTEWFQAGYFTMSLLVKRGCDEVFQPLGEIMKIWGRVPFTPGPAPPPLQGDGDQERLKRQQELTALNLYQLQQLQYQYLLRQQYAQALAQQKAAALSSAPLQQQQQHQQQINLLLQQYQALKIRASESLLPPVTRSLSVPDSGSVWEMQNPSSQASCTPNLQQAPPSTAWDGSSVWDLPIDSMAQAPTIEQMQQLEKSKSAKLELERREAELRAKREEEERKRLEEALRARQEEECKRLEEEELARQKQEEALRRQREQEEAQRRQKEEEERLAQEEALRRLEERRREEEERKKREEFLRKQEEERRKQEELEALRRREEEKRAEEEAAAAAAAAALAQQQEEEQKRREQEAQRQQELQRQRQQQQEALRRLQQQQQQQQLAQMKLPSSSKWGQQSANALSQTQNALSLAEIQKLEEERERQAREEHRRQQQELLKLQQQQALQLAQQPQAKLSGWGSVAKQPAITKSLLEIQREEAQQMKQRKDQQPPQQHPIVTQQIRAQTRTTSLSNSVWGSVNTSSCTSWGSDSSSIWGDTHNSNMGFWDEAVKEAVQQPPQPRKGNTQKNNKGNANLSNSLSGRANKKVEEEEKLLKLFQGVSKSQQDTFMQWCEQTLHTLNTANNLDVPTFASFLKEVDSPYEVHDYVRAYLGDTPEAKDFAKQFLERRAKQNANQQKQAPQNQQQALKQQQQQQQQDSVWGGTGSSSVYQSNHTSGQQQRFETVTSGKKKKKQKMVRADPSLLGFSVNASSERLNMGEIETLEDF; this is encoded by the exons ATGGCCGAAACCCAGACACTTAACTTTGGACCAGAATG gctccGTGCCCTGTCTGGAGGCGGCAGCAGCGGTGGTGGGGGAAGCGGCTGCGCAGTTGCCTCTCCACCCCTGTCACCTGCATTGCCAAAGTATAAACTTGCAGACTATCGCTACGGGAGAGAAGAAATGTTAGCACTTTATGTAAAGGATAACAAG atCCCTATAGACCTACATGATAAGGAGTTCCTGCCCATATTGCAAGAGGAGCCCTTGCCGCCTCTGGCACTCGTGTCTttcacagaggaggaacag AGAAATTTTTCCATGTCTGTAAACAGTGCAGCTGTACTTCGGCTGACTGGGCGAGGAGGCGGGCCGATAGTAGGGGCACCAAGAGGCCGAAGTACCTCAAGGGGTAGAG GTCggggaagaggagatggagggttTTACCAAAGAAGTTTTGATGATGTGGAAGGTTTTGGtcgtggagggagggagatgcaTCGCTCCCAAAGCTGGGAAGAAAG GGGTGATAGAAGGTTTGAAAAGCCAGGTCGAAAAGACCCAG TTGATGCTGCTCCAGGACATTTTCAGATGAATCACA TCCGAGGCAACTATGAGGACGGTGTAACAGGCCTACCGAGGAAGCACGACTTCACACGTGCAGAGAGTGAGAACTGGCGTTCTTCTCGTGACGACCAGAAcggtgaggatgatgaggggGGCTGGCGCCTGGCAGGTTCTCGACGGGACGGTGACCGGTGGTGCCCCCCAAGCCCAG ATGGGCCTCGGTCAGCAGGGTGGCGGGAACACCCAGATCAGCGTCGTCGTTTCCCATTTGATGCAAGAGAAGATGAGCGTGGCTACAGGAGGCCACGGTCAGGCAGCGGCAGCCTGGAAGACGAGAGGGACAGCCTTCCAGAATGGTGTCTGGAAGACGCGGACGAGGAGGCGGGCACCTTCGACTCATCAGGGGCCTTTCTCTCACTCAAG AAGGCCTCCAAGGAGCCAATCCTGGAGGAGGCGGAGCTCGACTTCAAACCCTTGGAAGAGTGCGAAGAGGgcctggaggaagaggacagtCAGCCCAAAGAGACCAAAGAAACGGAAACAGAGGCCAAGAGAGAGGCTGAACGAAATG agTTGGCGAGAGCATCAGAAGAGGTGCCACCTGTTGCTTCACCTGTTGCTCCCCCAGTCTCAGAGCCCCAGGCTCCCACCCAGTCTCTGTCCCAGAGCCAGCCCAGTAGGACAGAAGAGTCTGAGAGGCCAGCTGAACGGCAGCCGCCCCTGGAGCTCCCACCAGAGCCCTGCAAAGTTCCCCTGCACATCCCCATGTCTAACAGCATGCTCGAGTCCATACCCAGGACCCACATTTCTACCACTCTTGCAG AAGTATCTGCTCCATCGCCTGCTGTCCAGCTACCACAGCAAAAGCCTGTGGAGGTTCCTGTGGCGATGAACAATCCTTTGCCCTTCCCGTCAAGTATATTGGCACCGATTGGCAGGCCCACCACTGTGCCACATGACACAGATGAAGACGAGGGACTGAAACACTTTGAGCAG GAGGCAGAAAAGATGGTAGCATACCTACAGGATGGTGTGGTGGATGATGACAGACTTGCAGCAAAGACTTCAGAGAAGCCCAAACCTGCAGGTCTGCCGCTCACCCACGAGGCTGCTCTCAAATGGTTCTACAAAGACCCCCAAGGGGAGATACAGG GTCCATTCAGCAACCAGGAGATGACTGAATGGTTCCAGGCTGGTTACTTCACAATGTCTCTCCTAGTCAAAAGAGGATGTGACGAAGTATTTCAGCCACTTGGAGAAATCATGAAGATATGGGGGAGGGTACCGTTCACTCCAGGCCCTGCACCTCCACCTCTACAG GGGGATGGTGACCAAGAGAGGTTGAAGAGGCAACAAGAGCTGACTGCTCTCAACCTTTACcagttacagcagctccagtaTCAATACCTCCTCAG ACAGCAGTATGCTCAGGCCCTGGCCCAGCAGAAGGCTGCAGccctcagctcagctcctcttcagcagcagcagcaacaccaaCAGCAGATCAACCTGCTTCTACAGCAATACCAGGCTCTCAAGATAAG AGCATCTGAGAGCCTCCTACCTCCTGTTACAAGGTCCCTGTCTGTACCAGATTCTGGTTCTGTGTGGGAAATGCAGAACCCATCCTCTCAGGCTTCCTGCACACCAAACCTCCAACAAGCCCCTCCAAGCA CAGCGTGGGATGGCAGCAGCGTGTGGGATTTACCTATAGACTCCATGGCGCAGGCTCCAACCATTGAGCAGATGCAGCAGTTAGAGAAGTCAAAGTCTGCGAAG TTGGAGCTGGAAAGGCGTGAGGCAGAATTGAGAGCcaaaagggaggaagaggagaggaaacggcTGGAGGAGGCCCTGAGGGCCCGGCAGGAGGAGGAATGCAAACGCTTGGAAGAAGAGGAGCTGGCACGCCAAAAACAG GAGGAGGCATTAAGACGGCAGCGAGAGCAAGAAGAGGCACAGCGTAggcaaaaagaggaagaggagagactgGCACAAGAGGAAGCTCTCCGTAGATTAGAGGAGAGgcggagggaagaggaggagagaaagaaacgGGAAGAGTTCCTTCGCAAACAG gaagaggagcgcCGAAAGCAAGAGGAACTTGAAGCATTGAGGAGGCGTGAGGAGGAGAAGCGGGCggaggaagaggcagcagctgctgcagcggcAGCTGCTCTGGCCCaacaacaggaggaggagcagaagagaagagagcaggaggcCCAAAGacagcaggagctgcagagacagaggcagcagcaacaggaggCCCTCAGGAGactccaacaacagcagcagcagcagcagctcgccCAAATGAAG CTTCCATCCTCTTCAAAGTGGGGCCAGCAGTCAGCCAACGCTCTCAGCCAGACTCAGAACGCCCTGTCACTGGCTGAGATCCAGAagctggaagaggagagagaacgaCAGGCACGGGAGGAG CATCGACgtcagcagcaggagctcctgaagctacagcagcagcaggccttGCAGCTGGCTCAGCAGCCCCAGGCCAAGCTGTCTGGTTGGGGTAGTGTGGCCAAACAGCCAGCGATTACCAAATCTTTGCTGGAGATTCAAAGGGAAGAAGCCCAGCAGATGAAACAGCGGAAGGATCAGCAGCCACCACAACAACATCCCATCGTCACCCAACAGATCCGCGCTCAAACCAGAACT ACGTCTCTGAGTAACTCAGTGTGGGGGTCTGTGAACACCAGCTCCTGCACTAGTTGGGGCTCAGACTCCAGCAGTATCTGGGGTGACACTCACAACTCCAACATGGGCTTCTGGGATGAAGCTGTGAAAGAGGCAGTCCAGCAACCTCCGCAACCCAGGAAAGGAAACACGCAGAAGAACAACAAAGGAAACGCCAACCTCAG TAACTCTTTGAGTGGACGGGCCAATAAGAaggtagaagaggaggagaagctgctaAAGTTGTTTCAGGGGGTTAGTAAGAGCCAGCAGGACACCTTCATGCAATGGTGTGAGCAAACCCTGCACACCCTCAACACAGCCAACAACCTGGATG tTCCCACATTTGCATCCTTCCTGAAAGAAGTGGACTCTCCGTATGAGGTGCACGACTATGTCAGGGCCTATCTGGGGGACACTCCCGAGGCCAAGGACTTTGCCAAGCAGTTCCTGGAACGTCGTGCCAAACAGAACGCTAACCAACAGAAACAGGCACCGCAGAACCAACAGCAAGCCCtcaagcaacagcagcagcagcagcagcag GATTCTGTATGGGGTGGAACAGGATCTTCGTCGGTCTACCAGTCGAACCATACGAGCGGCCAGCAGCAGCGCTTTGAGACCGTCACctcagggaagaagaaaaagaagcagaagatgGTCCGCGCAGACCCCAGCCTTCTAG gTTTTTCTGTGAATGCGTCATCCGAGAGATTGAATATGGGAGAGATTGAGACTTTGGAGGACTTTTAA